In Terriglobia bacterium, one DNA window encodes the following:
- a CDS encoding nucleotidyl transferase AbiEii/AbiGii toxin family protein, with protein sequence MSVDIDLNYIGSKDREIMLSERPKVEQAVQAVCGRLGIQVKRAPSEHAGGKWLLTYMSAWGRPGTLELDINYLLRTPLWPPVLMDSHPIGSLRAKKVPLMDVHELAAGKLAALFDRSAPRDLFDACQLLREVQFEKARLRLAFVVYGGTSRRDWRNVSVDDVRADGNAVAQQLLPMLQSVQAPNRSDIRPWTQNLVLECRGLLSAILPQTSHETDFLTTLNDKGEIVSELLTEDPNLQAIIRSHPGLLWKAQNVREYIRRGSHD encoded by the coding sequence TTGTCCGTTGATATTGACCTGAATTACATCGGATCGAAAGATCGTGAGATCATGCTCAGCGAGCGGCCGAAAGTCGAGCAAGCGGTTCAGGCCGTTTGCGGACGACTCGGTATCCAAGTCAAGCGCGCTCCGAGCGAGCATGCGGGCGGCAAATGGCTCCTGACCTATATGAGCGCATGGGGACGCCCGGGCACGCTTGAACTCGATATCAACTACCTGTTGCGCACTCCGCTCTGGCCGCCCGTGCTAATGGACTCGCATCCCATCGGTTCCTTGCGCGCGAAGAAGGTGCCGTTGATGGATGTGCATGAACTGGCGGCCGGCAAGCTCGCAGCACTTTTCGACAGGAGCGCTCCTCGAGATCTGTTCGATGCGTGCCAACTTTTGCGGGAGGTTCAGTTCGAGAAGGCGCGGCTTCGACTTGCTTTTGTTGTATATGGAGGGACAAGCCGCCGGGATTGGCGCAACGTTTCGGTCGATGATGTCCGCGCGGACGGCAATGCGGTCGCGCAGCAGCTTCTCCCCATGCTTCAATCCGTGCAGGCCCCAAACCGCAGCGATATCCGCCCGTGGACCCAGAATCTCGTGCTGGAGTGTCGCGGCCTCTTGTCCGCGATCCTGCCGCAGACCAGCCATGAGACGGACTTTCTTACGACTCTAAACGACAAAGGCGAAATCGTATCGGAGTTGTTAACGGAAGATCCTAACTTGCAGGCGATTATTCGTTCTCACCCGGGTCTGTTATGGAAGGCCCAGAATGTTCGCGAGTATATCCGGCGCGGCAGTCACGATTAG
- a CDS encoding four helix bundle protein, whose translation MAQAAADAFQERSVLFAVRIIDLVTPLPKTTAGRHIAGQVLRSGTSPAPNYAEARGAESRADFVHELRIAVKELNETGIWLLIILKARMASETLVTGLANENRELARMLSASIRTAQARGSQRTDDK comes from the coding sequence ATGGCACAGGCTGCTGCCGATGCGTTCCAGGAGAGGTCGGTGCTGTTTGCAGTAAGGATCATCGACCTAGTCACCCCACTGCCAAAAACGACCGCAGGACGGCATATTGCCGGGCAGGTTCTGCGCTCGGGTACTTCTCCGGCTCCGAACTACGCAGAGGCGCGAGGTGCTGAGAGTCGAGCGGATTTCGTTCACGAACTTCGCATCGCTGTGAAAGAGCTCAATGAAACCGGGATCTGGCTGCTCATTATCCTCAAGGCTCGTATGGCATCGGAGACACTGGTGACCGGCCTTGCCAACGAGAATCGCGAGCTTGCCCGTATGCTCAGTGCCTCGATCAGAACCGCACAGGCGAGAGGCTCACAGCGGACAGATGACAAATGA
- a CDS encoding PIN domain nuclease — protein MILVDTSVLSLAFRRRTKPGPELPVVRVFRRLVEDDQPVVIPGIVLQEVLSGVRAQDDFARLLDILDGFPIAAASKAHHVTAAMISNACRQSGISASAVDCLIAAMAIESKAKLLTADEDFSHMARHCDLQLFET, from the coding sequence GTGATCCTCGTCGATACTTCGGTTTTGTCTCTGGCCTTTCGCAGGAGAACGAAGCCTGGTCCCGAGTTGCCCGTGGTCCGGGTCTTCCGTCGCCTGGTGGAAGACGACCAGCCTGTGGTCATTCCGGGAATTGTTCTCCAGGAAGTGCTATCGGGAGTGCGCGCGCAGGACGATTTCGCACGGTTGCTGGACATTTTGGATGGTTTCCCGATCGCTGCGGCATCAAAGGCTCATCATGTTACGGCAGCGATGATCTCTAATGCATGCCGTCAGTCAGGCATCTCCGCATCCGCTGTGGACTGCCTGATTGCCGCAATGGCGATTGAAAGCAAAGCAAAACTGCTGACGGCCGATGAGGACTTCTCGCACATGGCACGCCATTGTGACTTGCAGTTATTTGAAACATAG
- a CDS encoding type II toxin-antitoxin system VapB family antitoxin, with the protein MPTNLAIDEKLLDDALKIGGKLTKRETVNEALREYIQRRKRFKALEAFGTITMDPAYDYKKMRRPR; encoded by the coding sequence ATGCCGACCAATCTGGCGATCGACGAAAAGCTGCTCGATGACGCGCTGAAAATCGGTGGCAAACTTACAAAACGCGAAACGGTCAATGAGGCTCTGCGAGAATATATTCAACGCCGGAAACGGTTCAAGGCCCTGGAAGCATTCGGCACCATAACCATGGATCCGGCTTACGACTATAAGAAGATGCGGAGACCCCGGTGA